A single window of Poecilia reticulata strain Guanapo linkage group LG10, Guppy_female_1.0+MT, whole genome shotgun sequence DNA harbors:
- the irg1l gene encoding immunoresponsive gene 1, like, with amino-acid sequence MVLDSIGVGLIGSTTEVFEMVLQHCKHMYGHDNICSVYGKXGIRLSPTLAAFVNGVATHSMDFDDTWHPATHPSGAVLPAVLALSDMMPASRKPSGLDFLLAFNVGIEIQGRLMRFSNEAHNIPKRSCSFVMTCDQEKKSNT; translated from the exons ATGGTACTGGACAGCATTGGAGTTGGTCTCATTGGTAGCACAACTGAGGTGTTTGAAATGGTGCTACAACACTGCAAG CACATGTATGGCCATGATAACATCTGCTCAGTGTACGGAAAARGAGGCATCAGGCTCTCCCCAACACTGGCAGCTTTTGTCAATGGAGTGGCA ACTCACTCCATGGACTTTGACGACACCTGGCATCCAGCAACTCACCCATCCGGAGCCGTCCTTCCTGCTGTGTTAGCGCTCAGTGACATGATGCCRGCCAGCAGGAAACCCAGCGGTCTGGACTTCTTACTCGCGTTTAAYGTGGGCATCGAGATCCAGGGCCGCCTGATGAGGTTCTCCAACGAGGCCCACAATATTCCTAAAAGGTCNTGTTCTTTTGTCATGACCTGTGatcaggaaaaaaagtcaaacacttAA